Proteins co-encoded in one Capsicum annuum cultivar UCD-10X-F1 chromosome 9, UCD10Xv1.1, whole genome shotgun sequence genomic window:
- the LOC107842211 gene encoding methylecgonone reductase, giving the protein MAMNMKQMSSVPRVKLNSGHEMPVIGMGTAPALPRNDQLVSTLIDAIETGYRHFDTAALYGSEKAVGQAVAEAVQRGLIQSREQLFITSKLWCTETRRHLVLPALERTLGRLGMDYLDLYLIHMPVTLKKKVINSDEHENMMFEKEDVIPFDMRGTWEAMEECCRLGLAKSIGVSNFTCTKLSQILHYATIPPAVNQVEMHVAWRQEKMLKFCKEKGIHVSAWSPLGANGIAIWGNHAVMQSPVLKHIATNKHKTVAQVALRWVYEQGASVIVKSFNKERMKENLQILDWELSSDEIARIQEIPLCTGFKVDLLIHPNGPYKSAQQFWDCEL; this is encoded by the exons ATGGCTATGAATATGAAACAAATGTCATCAGTGCCGAGAGTAAAGCTGAATTCTGGTCATGAAATGCCTGTTATAGGCATGGGAACAGCACCTGCCTTACCACGAAATGATCAATTAGTCTCCACACTCATAGATGCCATTGAAACTGGTTATCGACACTTCGACACGGCCGCTCTCTATGGCTCTGAGAAAGCAGTTGGCCAAGCAGTGGCGGAGGCGGTTCAACGTGGACTCATTCAGAGCCGTGAACAATTGTTCATTACATCGAAATTATGGTGCACAGAAACGCGACGCCATCTTGTTCTTCCTGCCCTTGAAAGAACTCTTGG GAGGCTGGGGATGGATTACTTGGACTTATATCTAATACATATGCCAGTGACTTTGAAGAAGAAAGTTATTAATAGTGATGAACATGAAAACATGATGTTTGAAAAAGAGGATGTAATTCCATTTGACATGAGAGGGACTTGGGAAGCCATGGAAGAATGTTGCAGGTTAGGTCTAGCCAAGTCTATTGGTGTCTCCAACTTCACCTGCACTAAACTTTCTCAAATCCTGCACTATGCTACCATTCCTCCTGCAGTTAACCAG GTGGAGATGCATGTTGCATGGAGGCAAGAGAAGATGCTAAAGTTTTGCAAAGAGAAAGGAATACATGTGAGTGCATGGTCTCCACTTGGAGCTAATGGGATAGCTATATGGGGCAACCATGCTGTAATGCAGAGCCCTGTCCTTAAACACATTGCCACTAACAAACACAAGACTGTCGCTCAG GTAGCATTAAGGTGGGTATATGAGCAAGGAGCTAGTGTAATAGTGAAGAGTTTCAACAAGGAGCGGATGAAAGAGAACCTACAAATTTTGGATTGGGAATTAAGTAGCGATGAAATTGCTCGGATTCAAGAGATTCCTTTATGCACTGGATTTAAAGTTGACTTGTTAATTCATCCAAATGGACCATACAAATCTGCTCAACAATTCTGGGATTGTGAGCTatag